From a single Leishmania braziliensis MHOM/BR/75/M2904 complete genome, chromosome 28 genomic region:
- a CDS encoding zinc finger protein kinase-like: MSRSPLEMFYGLFLRPYIARSAPASSGSHASGDNGTSTVPVGPSELHNDNASPGAFGLDGVVGATALQHSNDTAVPAAAHGGDRRAFEGEERLLEHPHAPRQYPLDPGKDADVLVLLAQQYSITSVVITHYRVKENYVEYVIECVRGHYAWRVYRRYQQFKALDHDLKQLCSSRHGSSHGAYGVVPVLPGSHWMDVTNQSPELVEQRRRYLEIYLQQLLVPKNLFYVARTQLYDFLHDGEVPTHLRLTGIQPLLGLMSTCTDLVSDEGDNEANCHEQQEPTSVTEGAVAAVSGTGEDSALPLPTSDSTFPALPADCESPTRVTSGASSPEAPGNAKGEVSSRRASDATAVATSSIPGHTVALAPSRGPSTLLTTSEACTDVRKTSVAAVDDADDDGEANSSKGQSENAHDTNEVMLVEQSLHSLACGAAFMGAYTTPVSFADERLPPASANCAQCNAEFTSFLYPCRCFFCLVQFCSACLQKLVVLESASATAADRINSARDSVPEKAPSSADAKGAGSGVPACRQCAENYIRRLDRCGTAPGSGFYRGMQSTFGTPAQSGSPVPLGRLSQLSLAAGSSLTVNTRSCVGEESGQVMQQQRVINSTSPIPYSSLLSPRGSLVSRSDNLSPVGLQDFQLLTVIGRGTFGKVLKVQLRATHKVYAMKIMNKATVYRRCMTSYMKEEKTILTSMHPNPYIVRCHYAFQTEYYLVLVMDYLPGGELYDYIYPTLRLSPEAARIYAAELVLALECLHRQDVVHRDLKPENVVLTADGHICLTDFGLARRSFSHSRRRSFVGSPEYVAPEMIQGEVQTAAVDWWSFGVMLYEMLAGRTPFHARNNNTVYDNVLHKELELPVLRADDSADAAVATASQPAVAEGSPTFRGFSPDAASLLTGLLARDPSMRLQDASAIKQHPFFRGVNWEDLWHRRMPAPCIPGDMRDNDVRHFKREFVSEWASVPPLTNMTRASIEALTKCFNNFPLSRTAAPAGCALVESTRTLFTSPASGTPLPATHSPQQLYRGARVSSPSLALPLSVLVTDSRMAREPVRFFHSMTEAQRHFHGVWRVVSIEVHAVDDGRVIFPWGGNVSGILVYTSDSRFSLQLTPSTRLPIGPVQRVTQLSKEDLCDTYCSYVAVFGRFHLAPSSMDDGCGVVQHFAEGHLCPNLMFVNTIFEYRTDTEPFYPSAITNESKNKGGSKPTGATSSAATTAASACTSSMTGAEDGSGGGSHGQVSDGGSLSGSEGERGKGERSGEKTTVFGYADQQHDEGSASTTGRPPPSPPVPERRILLRLSTRPQRVPEHDFLAFTSLVFEKVP; encoded by the coding sequence ATGTCTCGTAGCCCGCTCGAGATGTTCTAcggcctcttcctccgcccCTATATtgcgcgcagcgcaccagcGTCTTCGGGGAGTCATGCAAGCGGAGACAACGGCACGAGTACTGTGCCAGTAGGGCCCAGTGAATTGCATAACGACAACGCGAGCCCGGGCGCGTTCGGCCTAGATGGAGTGGTAGGAGCAACTGCCTTGCAGCACTCGAACGACACCGCTGTACCCGCCGCGGCCCACGGTGGTGATCGTCGCGCCTTCGAAGGCGAGGAGCGTCTGCTCGAGCACCCACACGCGCCGCGCCAGTACCCACTGGATCCAGGGAAGGATGCAGATGTGCTCGtcctgctggcgcagcagtaTTCCATCACCTCCGTAGTTATTACCCACTACCGTGTTAAGGAGAACTACGTGGAGTACGTCATCGAGTGCGTGCGCGGCCACTACGCCTGGCGCGTCTATCGGCGGTATCAGCAGTTTAAGGCGCTCGACCACGATTTGAAgcagctctgcagcagccggcACGGGTCAAGCCATGGGGCCTACGGTGTTGTGCCGGTTCTTCCTGGCAGTCACTGGATGGACGTGACGAACCAGAGCccggagctggtggagcagcggcgccgctacTTGGAAATTtacctccagcagctgctcgtgcCTAAAAATCTCTTCTACGTTGCCCGAACTCAACTGTATGACTTTCTGCACGATGGGGAAGTGCCCACGCACCTGAGGCTCACTGGTAttcagccgctgctggggtTGATGAGCACGTGTACGGACTTAGTGAGCGATGAGGGCGACAACGAAGCGAACTGTcacgagcagcaggagcCTACTAGTGTGACTGAAGGAGCGGTGGCAGCCGTGTCAGGAACCGGGGAAGACTCTGCACTTCCGCTTCCCACGTCGGACAGCACTTTCCCTGCTCTTCCAGCCGATTGCGAGAGTCCCACACGAGTCACCTCGGGTGCCTCTTCTCCTGAGGCCCCCGGTAATGCAAAGGGAGAGGTAAGCAGTCGGCGGGCCTCGGATGCCACGGCAGTGGCAACCTCATCAATACCCGGCCACACGGTGGCCCTCGCCCCGAGCAGGGGGCCGTCGACGTTGCTCACCACAAGCGAGGCGTGCACGGACGTCCGCAAAACCAGTGTGGCAGCCGTGGATGACGCAGACGATGACGGGGAGGCGAACAGCTCGAAGGGGCAATCAGAAAACGCGCACGACACGAACGAGGTGATGCTGGTGGAACAATCGCTTCACAGCCTCGCATGCGGAGCGGCCTTTATGGGAGCATATACCACGCCGGTGAGCTTCGCAGATGAGCGGCTGCCACCAGCATCGGCGAACTGCGCGCAATGCAACGCCGAGTTCACCTCTTTCCTGTACCCGTGCCGGTGCTTTTTCTGCCTGGTCCAGTTTTGCTCTGCTTGCCTGCAGAAGCTGGTGGTGCTTGAAAGCGCGTCGGCGACAGCCGCGGACAGAATCAACTCCGCGCGTGACTCGGTGCCGGAAAAAGCACCGTCGTCTGCCGATGCAAAGGGTGCCGGGAGTGGTGTTCCTGCTTGCCGTCAGTGTGCGGAGAACTACATTCGCCGTCTCGatcgctgcggcaccgcgccTGGTAGCGGCTTCTACAGGGGGATGCAGTCAACGTTTGGCACGCCGGCCCAGTCTGGTTCGCCGGTGCCACTGGGCCGCCTCTCACAGTTGTCCCTCGCGGCGGGCTCATCGCTCACCGTAAatacgcgcagctgcgtaggagaggaaagcggcCAAGtaatgcagcagcagcgtgtgaTCAACTCCACATCGCCCATTCCGTACTCCTCACTCTTGTCACCTCGAGGCTCCTTAGTCAGTCGCAGCGACAACCTGTCGCCTGTCGGCTTACAGGACTTTCAGCTACTCACCGTCATCGGGCGCGGCACGTTTGGCAAGGTGCTcaaggtgcagctgcgcgcaaCGCACAAGGTGTACGCCATGAAGATCATGAACAAGGCGACGGTGTACCGGCGGTGCATGACGTCCTATatgaaggaggaaaagacTATTCTGACAAGCATGCACCCGAACCCATACATTGTGCGATGCCACTACGCGTTCCAGACAGAGTACTACCTCGTCTTGGTCATGGACTACTTGCCTGGTGGTGAACTGTACGACTACATCTATCCCacgctgcgcctctctcccgaGGCGGCGCGCATCTATGCGGCAGAGCTTGTCCTGGCGCTCGAGTGCCTGCACCGCCAGGATGTGGTGCACCGCGACTTAAAGCCAGAGAATGTTGTGCTGACGGCGGATGGGCACATCTGCTTGACGGACTTTGGCCTTGCTCGCCGCTCATTTTCGCACAGCCGCCGGCGCAGCTTCGTCGGCAGCCCAGAGTACGTGGCACCGGAGATGATCCAGGGAGAGGTGCAGACGGCTGCAGTGGATTGGTGGAGCTTTGGCGTGATGCTGTACGAGATGCTGGCCGGCAGGACTCCGTTCCACGcgcgcaacaacaacaccgtATATGACAACGTTCTTCATAAGGAGTTAGAGCTGCCAGTTCTGCGCGCCGACGACAgcgcagacgctgctgtAGCCACAGCGTCGCAGCCGGCTGTCGCCGAGGGCTCGCCCACGTTCAGAGGCTTTTCTCCGGACGCGGCGTCACTACTGACGGGCCTGCTTGCTCGAGATCCGTCGATGCGACTGCAGGACGCGAGCGCGATCAAGCAACACCCCTTCTTCCGCGGCGTCAACTGGGAGGACTTGTGGCACCGTCGCATGCCGGCCCCCTGCATCCCCGGCGACATGCGCGATAACGACGTGCGGCACTTCAAGCGTGAATTTGTGTCAGAATGGGCCTCAGTGCCGCCCCTCACCAACATGACGCGGGCCTCCATAGAGGCACTCACGAAGTGCTTCAATAACTTCCCGCTGAGCCGCACTGCCGCGCCTGCCGGGTGCGCACTGGTGGAGAGCACCCGTACACTTTTCACCTCCCCCGCTTCCGGCACCCCGTTGCCCGCCACTCACTCACCACAACAGCTGTACCGAGGCGCGCGAGTCTCGTCGCCCTCGCTAGCGCTTCCTCTGTCTGTGCTCGTCACTGACAGTCGGATGGCTCGTGAGCCGGTGCGCTTCTTTCATTCCATGaccgaggcgcagcggcacttCCACGGCGTGTGGCGCGTCGTCTCTATCGAGGTGCACGCTGTGGATGACGGCCGGGTCATCTTTCCGTGGGGTGGTAATGTCTCAGGAATTCTTGTATACACTAGCGACAGTCGCTTCAGTCTCCAGCTGACGCCGAGCACCCGACTCCCCATTGGGCCAGTGCAGCGTGTAACGCAGCTGTCGAAGGAAGACTTGTGCGACACTTACTGCTCCTACGTGGCGGTCTTTGGCCGCTTTCacctcgctccctcttccaTGGATGACGGCTGCGGCGTCGTGCAGCACTTCGCGGAGGGGCACCTGTGCCCAAACCTGATGTTTGTCAACACCATTTTTGAGTACCGCACGGATACCGAGCCGTTCTATCCGTCGGCCATCACGAACGAGTCAAAGAATAAGGGTGGCAGCAAGCCCACCGGCGCCACCTCTTCCGccgcgacgacggcagcctCGGCTTGCACGTCGAGCATGACAGGCGCAgaggacggcagcggcggcggtagccACGGACAGgtcagcgacggcggctctCTCAGTGGGTCAGAGGGCGAGCGGGGTAAAGGGGAAAGGAGTGGCGAGAAGACCACCGTCTTTGGATACGCCGACCAGCAACATGACGAAGGTTCTGCGAGCACCACAGGGAGGCCGCCACCTTCGCCGCCGGTGCCTGAGCGCCGCATCCTGCTACGTCTCTCGACCAGGCCGCAGCGTGTACCAGAGCATGACTTTCTcgccttcacctctctcgtTTTCGAGAAGGTGCCGTAG
- a CDS encoding sulfate transporter-like protein — translation MTAASTNTKGSVKEATVLVTPEAGRRTAVIQGMKHRVSNVTPMRRIHEGLSLNDFVLLMKEVESAVRSQTASSSSAHETSR, via the coding sequence ATGACAGCGGCGTCCACAAACACGAAGGGCTCAGTCAAGGAGGCGACAGTTCTCGTGACGCCAGAGGCCGGACGTCGGACAGCGGTGATCCAAGGGATGAAGCACCGCGTCTCGAATGTGACGCCGATGCGTCGCATTCACGAGGGGCTGAGTCTGAACGACTTTGTGCTTCTCatgaaggaggtggagagtgCCGTGCGTTCACAGAcagcctcgtcctcctcggcacACGAGACGTCTAGGTAA